Proteins encoded by one window of Lathyrus oleraceus cultivar Zhongwan6 chromosome 1, CAAS_Psat_ZW6_1.0, whole genome shotgun sequence:
- the LOC127092845 gene encoding eukaryotic translation initiation factor 4 gamma-like — MSLVSFASSKSIPSDTRLNSNLKQLSSSLPQPSSTYTNSKTITSTSNPSEPNNSNPPPPPLQQFNLTTTTLPISEALLLNEPISPPSSTPSSPPYYDISSDFDQLETTDLPSPTLAQLQANVLSEQNPSEPETSIPSPSEHPTEQQFEPQTVSPSELPIEPTSESPMTQTSDPPTETNPTSPETINLASDPEPTFPTLEESVALLFESSVVKLRSLSKNSKLIRNDHIKEAEERLKARLARESEEKARQEANEKARLEAEERARKEAEEKIAAEAASTEVKAKAKADAEEAARIAAEESAKANEVDLTQGETSNSGLAPFVLKTLEELQKEQQILRARLDQQDFINPSIQNLLNYPLGTLGFLLYFSLMLF, encoded by the exons ATGTCTCTGGTCTCATTTGCTTCAAGTAAGTCAATTCCCTCTGACACTCGTTTAAACTCTAATTTAAAGCAACTATCTTCCTCTCTACCTCAACCCTCTTCTACCTATACAAACTCTAAAACCATAACATCCACTTCAAATCCATCTGAACCTAATAATTCTAACCCACCACCCCCTCCCCTCCAACAATTTAATCTCACCACCACAACACTCCCCATCTCTGAAGCTTTACTTCTAAATGAACCCATCTCACCTCCATCTTCAACTCCCTCATCTCCACCTTACTATGACATATCCTCTGACTTTGACCAGCTAGAAACCACTGATCTTCCATCTCCAACACTAGCTCAACTCCAAGCCAACGTACTATCTGAACAAAACCCATCTGAGCCTGAAACCTCAATACCTTCCCCATCTGAACATCCCACTGAGCAACAATTTGAACCTCAAACAGTCTCACCATCTGAACTTCCCATTGAACCCACTTCTGAATCCCCCATGACACAAACCTCTGACCCTCCCACTGAAACCAACCCCACCTCACCAGAAACCATCAATCTAGCTTCTGACCCTGAACCAACCTTTCCCACCCTAGAAGAGTCCGTTGCTTTATTGTTTGAGTCTTCAGTTGTGAAGCTCAGATCACTGTCTAAGAATTCCAAACTAA tcagaaatgaccACATCAAAGAAGCTGAGGAGAGGCTAAAGGCTCGTCTGGCCAGAGAATCTGAAGAGAAAGCTCGTCAGGAAGCTAACGAAAAGGCAAGACTGGAAGCTGAAGAGAGAGCAAGGAAAGAAGCAGAAGAAAAGATTGCCGCTGAGGCTGCTTCTACTGAAGTTAAAGCTAAAGCCAAGGCTGACGCCGAAGAAGCAGCACGCATTGCTGCGGAAGAATCTGCCAAGGCAAATGAAGTGGATCTGACTCAAGGGGAGACATCTAACTCTGGTCTTGCTCCATTTGTGCTGAAGACTCTGGAGGAACTCCAGAAAGAACAACAAATCCTacgagccagattggatcaacaagACTTTATCAACCCAAGTATTCAGAATCTCTTGAATTATCCCTTAGGCACATTAGGATTTCTGCTCTATTTTTCTCTTATGTTATTCTAA